From Thermodesulfobacteriota bacterium:
GCGAACACAAACCTGCTTTTTACAAGTTCCCTGTTTTGATGTTTTGATTCACTCGTAAATATCATTTCCCGGAAAACGAGATTTCTCCCTTCGGTCAAAATGACAGGGTGACCGGCCCCGATCGCTAAAAGACTATCAATTAGAAATATCCGCCGGCCTGTTGTCAGCCGTTCAGTTTCTTCAGAATCACATCCGCGCCCCGGGCCAGCAGGCGCTCGGCCAGTTGAATGCCCAGGGTGGCGGCCTTTCCCGCCGGGCCGCTGATCCGGCCTCGGACAATGGTGCCGCCGTCCACGTCCGCCACCAGGCCGTCCATGGAGATGGCGCCGTTATCTGTTTTCGCCAGGGCGGCGATGGGAATCTGGCAGCCGCCTTCCAGCTTCCTTAAAAAAGCGCGTTCGGCGGTGACGGCCAGGCGGGTGTCGGCATGACCGATACGGCCCACTATATTATTAATGAAGGCGTCGGCCTCCCGGGTTTCGATGCACAGGGCGCCCTGGGCCACGGCCGGCAGCATGATCTCTTCAGGCAGGTGCTCGGTGATGGCCCCGGCCAGGCCCAGGCGCGAAAGACCGGCGGCCGCCAGGATGATGGCCTCCATCTCGCCCCGGTCCAGCTTGGCCAGCCGGGTGTCGATGTTGCCGCGCAGAGGCACGATGGTCATATCCGGCCGCAGGGACAACAACTGGGCCGCCCGGCGCAGGCTGCTGGTGCCGACCCGGCAATTTTCCGGCAGGCCGGAAAACGATACCCCGTCCCGGGAAATGAGGGCGTCAAAGGGCGTTTCCCGCACGGGCACGGCGCCGATGATCAGCCCCGGCGGCAGCTCGGCCGGCATGTCCTTCATGCTGTGAACAGCCAAATCAATCCGACCGCCGGACAGGGCCTCCTCGATCTCTTTGACAAACAGCCCCTTGCCGCCGATGGCCGCCAGGGGCACGTCCAGGATCTTGTCGCCGCTGGTCTTGATGATTTCCAGTTCGCAGGTCAGGCCGGAGGCGCTCTCCTCCAGCCGGTTCTTGACCCAGTTGGCCTGCCACAGGGCCAGCTTGCTGCCCCGGGTACCGATTTTAATGACGCGGTCGGCTGATGACATGGCCGGCCCTTAATGGCAGCCGGCGCATGAAGAGGAACTGCAGCCGGAGCAGGAGGAGGCGGACGCCGAGCTTTTGGTGGTCAGGCCGCTTTTGTCTTTGGTGTGAAAACAGCCGGCGGACATGAGTTTGCCTATTTTTTTGGAACCACAAAAGCGGCAGGCGTCCGGCTCTTCTCCGCCCAGGACAATTTCCTCAAACTTCTTATTGCAGGCCTTGCACTTGTATTCATAGATGGGCATGATCTTAAAACTCCTCAAGTTTTGTGCATTTCAGATACTACTTCTATATCTACCGGTTCAGAACGGCAAGCAGAGCGTCCCTGATAACCGGGAGTTCATCCGCCGCCACGGTTCGCATATCCATCAGCAACATCTCTTTTTCAATCCGGCCGATCACCGGCGGCCGGTTGCCGCGCAGGGCGGTTTCCAGACTGTCCGGAGAGAGTCCGGCAATTTCGATGGAGAGGCATTTGGTGGGTATCTCCAGCAGGGGGAACGACCCGCCGCCGGCCCGGGAAACGCCGTCCACGATCTCCGCATTAAGGCGGGCATCGCCCGTGTCCTTGAGCAGGGCCATCAGCCGCTGGCATTTTTCCAACACCTCGGTCACCGGCGCCGTCATCATCTTCAGGGTGGGAATGGTTTCGACAGCCCGGTCCGAGTCCCGATACTCCCGCAGGGTGATTTCCAGGGCGGCCAGGGTCAGCTTGTCGATACGCAGGGCCCGGGTCAGGGGATTTTTCCGGATGGTTGCCAGGATGTCTTTTTTGCCCACGATGATCCCGGCCTGGGGCCCGCCCAGGAGCTTGTCGCCGCTGAAGGTGACCACGTCGGTCCCCGCGGCCACCGCCTCCTGGATGGTGGGTTCGTAGGCCAGGCCATATTTGCGGAAATCCACCAGGGTGCCGCTGCCCAGATCGTTCATGACGGGCAGGCCGTGTTTCCGGCCCAGGTCAACCAGATCCCCCAAGCCGACTTCGGCGGTGAATCCGATCATGCTGTAATTGCTGGTGTGGACCTTCATCAGCAGGGCCGTATTGTCCGTGATGGCCTCTTCATAATCCCGGGGGTGGGTGCGGTTGGTGGTGCCCACCTCCTTTAGAACGGCCCCGCTTTTTTTCATCACGTCGGGAATGCGGAACGATCCCCCGATTTCAACCAGTTCTCCTCTGGAAACGATGACTTCCCGGTCCCGGGCCAGACTTTCCAGGCAGAGCAGCACCGCGCCGGCGTTATTGTTGACCGCCATGGCCGCCTCGGCCCCGGTCAGTTCGCAGATCAGCTCTTCCACGCAGGCGTAACGGATGCCCCGTTTGCCCCGGGCCAGATCAAACTCCAGGTTGGAATAACCGCAGGCCACGCGGACAATATGTTCGGCCGCTTTTGGAGACAGCAGGGAACGTCCCAGGTTGGTATGAATCACCACGCCGGTAGCGTTGATCACCCGGTCCAGGTTGGGCAGCATGGCCCGCCCGGCTTTTTCCCCGGCAATCTCCGCGGTCTTTTCCGCGCTCAGGGATTCCGCGGAGACACCCGCTTTCCGGGAAAGGACCCGCGCCCGTTGCTCCCCGACGGCGGCGCGCACGGCGGCCGTCAGAACGGACAGGGGGATATCCGCCATGTTCCCGTCGTTTTTCAACAATTCCAGAACGGTGTCGACGCCGGGAATCAGTTTTAGCGATTTCAACTGCTTGTCCGAAAGCGCCGGTTCCGTTCCGGTCTTTTTCCCTGATGCCATAAGAACGCTTTCTTTAACAACCGGTATTTACCGGTAATGTTTTATACTAATACTCCCAATTTCTGGAAAAATATAACAATTCTCCGGATAAAAGCCAGCATTTTTCTTTCGATCGCCCCGTACCCCCTTGTTCCTTGAACCTTAACCCTGAACCTTACACCTTGACCCCTGATTCAACGACCGATAAAAAAAAATAATTGCTTTGATGTCAACAGGATGGTAGCTTATCTTTTATTAATTTTTATGGACATCCGGTGTCGCAATAATATTTAACAATTTTAATATGTTAGATATGTTTCGCGCCCCGGCTTGATTTGTATGCCGCTGACGGCACAACAGAAATAGGACCCTTAAGAAAGCAACGAAGGAGGAATTATGGCTTACGATGCGACAAAAATGCCTGACTGGCAGATTTCCGAGGAAGCGGAAAAGAACATGCCCATGCCCGAAGACTGGCGCGTAAAACTCGGCCTGGAAAAGGACGAAATGCTGCCCATGGGCCGGCTGTCCAAGCTGGATTTTCTGAAGATCATCAAGCGTCTGGAGAACAAACCGGACGGTAAGTACATTGAAGTAACCGCCATCACCCCGACCCCCCTGGGAGAAGGCAAAAGCACCACCTCCCTGGGCCTGATCGAAGGCCTGGGCGCCCGGGGCAAAAACGTCGGCGGCGCCCTGCGTCAGCCCTCCGGCGGACCCACCATGAACGTCAAGGGCACGGCGGCCGGCGGCGGGAACTCCCTGCTGATCCCCATGACCGAATTCTCTTTAGGCCTTACCGGCGACATCAACGACATCATGAATGCCCACAACCTGGGCATGGTGGCCCTGACCGCCCGCATGCAGCATGAGCGCAACTACAACGACGAGCAGCTGGCCCGCCTGACCAAGATGCGCCGCCTGGACATCGACCCCACCCGCGTCGAGTTCGGCTGGATCATCGACTTCTGCGCCCAGGCCCTGCGCAACATCGTCATCGGCCTCGGCGGCCGCACCGACGGCTACACCATGCAGTCCAAGTTCGGCATTGCCGTGGGCTCCGAGCTGATGGCTATTCTGGCCGTGGCCACCGATCTGGCCGACCTGAAAGAGCGCATCAACAACATCACCGTGGCCTTCGACAAGTCCGGCAAACCCGTCACCTGCCGCGACCTGGAAGTGGGCAACGCCATGGCGGCCTTCATGCGCAACACCATCAACCCCACCCTCATGAGCACGGCCGAGTATCAGCCCTGCCTGGTTCATGCCGGCCCCTTCGCCAACATCGCCGTGGGCCAGAGCTCCATCATCGCCGACCGCGTCGGCCTGAAACTGTGGGATTACCATGTGACCGAGTCCGGCTTTGCCGCCGACATCGGATTTGAAAAATTCTGGAACGTCAAGTGCCGCTTCTCCGGCCTCAAGCCCCACGTGTCCATCCTGACCGCCACGGTTCGCGCCCTGAAGATGCACGGCGGCGGGCCCAAGGTCGTGGCCGGCAAGCCCCTGGACGAAGCCTACACCAAGGAGAACCTGGCCCTGGTGGAAAAAGGCTGCGAAAACATGGTCCACCTGATCGGCGTCATCCGCAAATCCGGCATCAACCCGGTCGTCTGCATCAACCGTTTCTACACCGACACCGACGCCGAAGTGGCCCTGGTGAAAAAGGTCGCGGAAGCGGCCGGCGCCCGCTGCGCCGAGTCCAACCACTGGCTCAAGGGCGGCCAGGGCGCGCTGGAATTCGCCGACGCGGTTATCGACGCCTGCGACGCCGGCAATGATTTCAAATTCCTGTATCCTCTGGAGATGAAGCTGCGCGACCGCGTTGACCTGATCGCCAGGGAAATTTACGGCGCCGACGGCGTGGACTGGCTGCCCGAAGCAGCGGCCAAGGCCGATATGCTGGAAAAAGATCCCAAGTACGCCGACTTTGCCACCATGATGGTCAAGTCCCACCTGTCCCTGACCCACGACCCGGTCAGAAAGGGCGTGCCCAAGGGCTGGCGTCTGCCCATCCGTGACGTCCTGATTTACTCCGGCGCCAAGTTCCTGTGCCCCTGCGCCGGGACCATCAGCCTCATGCCCGGAACCGCCTCTGATCCTGCTTTCCGCAGAATCGATGTCGATCCGGCCACCGGCAAGGTGTCCGGCCTGTTCTAAAGGGCGGTTGTTTGAAGTTGATCCATCATGCAGGGTCCGGAGGCTCTCCGGACCCTGCTTTTTTCAGGTGACCCATGAAATGTCTGCTGATCAACCCCTTTTATCCCATCTCGGAAACGCCTTCACCTCCCCTGGGCCTGGCCTATCTGGCGGCCGTGCTGGAGCGCGCCGGCGTGGAGGTGGCCCTGCTGGATTTTGTGGTCTTCCCCTACAGCCGCGAGGCCCTGGCGGAAAAGCTGCGAATATTTTCCCCGGACTTTGTCGGTCTGACCGCGGTCACCATGAGTTTCGACCAGGCCGCCCAAATCGTTCGTGATGTCAAGTCGCTGGCGCCCGGGCTGCTGACCGTCATGGGCGGCCCCCATGTCTCCATGTGCGCGTCCGACACCCTGGCAAACCTGCCGGAACTGGACATGGTGGCCGTGGGCGAGGGGGACGAGACCATTGTGCGGCTGGCGGCGGAACTGGCCGGCGGTCGCCGCTGGGAAACCGTCCCGGGGATCGTTTACCGGGATAAGGCCGGCGCCGTTTGCGCCACGCCGGTGAAGGAATACGCCGTGGACGTCAAGGCCCTGCCCCTGCCGGCCCGGCACCTGCTGCCCCTGGGACGGTACAAGGCCCTGAACATGCCGGTCAGCATGACCACCAGCCGGGGCTGCCCCTTTAAATGCATTTTCTGCGTGGGCCGCAAGATGGTGGGCGCCAGGGTCCGTTACCGGGACCCCATATCGGTGGTGGATGAGCTGGAATACCTCATGGGACTGGGCTTTCCCCAGATCAACATCGCCGACGACCTGTTCACCGCCAGCCGGGCCCACTGCTTCGGCGTCTGCGACGAGATCGAACGGCGGGGCCTGAAGGTCAAGTGGTCCTCCTTTGCCCGGGTGGACCTGGTCAGCCTGGACCTGCTGCAACGGATGAAGCAGGCCGGGTGCGTGGCGGTCAGCTTCGGCGTCGAAACCGCCAACCCCGATATTCTCAAAACCATCAAAAAAGGCATTACCATCGCCCAGGTCGAGGCGGCCGTAACGGCCTGCGCCGAGGCCGGCATGCTGCCCCATGTCTCTTTTATCCTCGGCCTGCCCGGCGAGACCCCGGAGACCATTGAAGAGACCAAAGCCTTCGGGGAAAAGCTCAAGGCCCTGGGCGCTTCCTACGGGTTTCACCTGCTGGCCCCGTTCCCGGGCACCGAGGTCCGGGATCGGGCCGGTGAGCTGGGCATCCGCATCCTCACCCACGACTGGCGGGAATACCACGCCAATAAAGCCATTGTCGAAACCGAAAAAGCCGACGCCGCCCTGATGGACCGGGTGGCCGGCCGCTGGAAGGACGAGTACGACGAGTACCTGGGGCACGTCCAGCGGCTGATCGAGGCCGGAACGGCCACCGATGAAGAGGCCTGGGCCCTGATCGGCCTT
This genomic window contains:
- the hemC gene encoding hydroxymethylbilane synthase produces the protein MSSADRVIKIGTRGSKLALWQANWVKNRLEESASGLTCELEIIKTSGDKILDVPLAAIGGKGLFVKEIEEALSGGRIDLAVHSMKDMPAELPPGLIIGAVPVRETPFDALISRDGVSFSGLPENCRVGTSSLRRAAQLLSLRPDMTIVPLRGNIDTRLAKLDRGEMEAIILAAAGLSRLGLAGAITEHLPEEIMLPAVAQGALCIETREADAFINNIVGRIGHADTRLAVTAERAFLRKLEGGCQIPIAALAKTDNGAISMDGLVADVDGGTIVRGRISGPAGKAATLGIQLAERLLARGADVILKKLNG
- a CDS encoding zinc ribbon domain-containing protein, whose product is MPIYEYKCKACNKKFEEIVLGGEEPDACRFCGSKKIGKLMSAGCFHTKDKSGLTTKSSASASSCSGCSSSSCAGCH
- the selA gene encoding L-seryl-tRNA(Sec) selenium transferase — protein: MASGKKTGTEPALSDKQLKSLKLIPGVDTVLELLKNDGNMADIPLSVLTAAVRAAVGEQRARVLSRKAGVSAESLSAEKTAEIAGEKAGRAMLPNLDRVINATGVVIHTNLGRSLLSPKAAEHIVRVACGYSNLEFDLARGKRGIRYACVEELICELTGAEAAMAVNNNAGAVLLCLESLARDREVIVSRGELVEIGGSFRIPDVMKKSGAVLKEVGTTNRTHPRDYEEAITDNTALLMKVHTSNYSMIGFTAEVGLGDLVDLGRKHGLPVMNDLGSGTLVDFRKYGLAYEPTIQEAVAAGTDVVTFSGDKLLGGPQAGIIVGKKDILATIRKNPLTRALRIDKLTLAALEITLREYRDSDRAVETIPTLKMMTAPVTEVLEKCQRLMALLKDTGDARLNAEIVDGVSRAGGGSFPLLEIPTKCLSIEIAGLSPDSLETALRGNRPPVIGRIEKEMLLMDMRTVAADELPVIRDALLAVLNR
- a CDS encoding formate--tetrahydrofolate ligase — translated: MAYDATKMPDWQISEEAEKNMPMPEDWRVKLGLEKDEMLPMGRLSKLDFLKIIKRLENKPDGKYIEVTAITPTPLGEGKSTTSLGLIEGLGARGKNVGGALRQPSGGPTMNVKGTAAGGGNSLLIPMTEFSLGLTGDINDIMNAHNLGMVALTARMQHERNYNDEQLARLTKMRRLDIDPTRVEFGWIIDFCAQALRNIVIGLGGRTDGYTMQSKFGIAVGSELMAILAVATDLADLKERINNITVAFDKSGKPVTCRDLEVGNAMAAFMRNTINPTLMSTAEYQPCLVHAGPFANIAVGQSSIIADRVGLKLWDYHVTESGFAADIGFEKFWNVKCRFSGLKPHVSILTATVRALKMHGGGPKVVAGKPLDEAYTKENLALVEKGCENMVHLIGVIRKSGINPVVCINRFYTDTDAEVALVKKVAEAAGARCAESNHWLKGGQGALEFADAVIDACDAGNDFKFLYPLEMKLRDRVDLIAREIYGADGVDWLPEAAAKADMLEKDPKYADFATMMVKSHLSLTHDPVRKGVPKGWRLPIRDVLIYSGAKFLCPCAGTISLMPGTASDPAFRRIDVDPATGKVSGLF
- a CDS encoding radical SAM protein, which gives rise to MKCLLINPFYPISETPSPPLGLAYLAAVLERAGVEVALLDFVVFPYSREALAEKLRIFSPDFVGLTAVTMSFDQAAQIVRDVKSLAPGLLTVMGGPHVSMCASDTLANLPELDMVAVGEGDETIVRLAAELAGGRRWETVPGIVYRDKAGAVCATPVKEYAVDVKALPLPARHLLPLGRYKALNMPVSMTTSRGCPFKCIFCVGRKMVGARVRYRDPISVVDELEYLMGLGFPQINIADDLFTASRAHCFGVCDEIERRGLKVKWSSFARVDLVSLDLLQRMKQAGCVAVSFGVETANPDILKTIKKGITIAQVEAAVTACAEAGMLPHVSFILGLPGETPETIEETKAFGEKLKALGASYGFHLLAPFPGTEVRDRAGELGIRILTHDWREYHANKAIVETEKADAALMDRVAGRWKDEYDEYLGHVQRLIEAGTATDEEAWALIGLENTVMLYDLMMKSSLEDKGAWPAKESTDADPNALLADLAGRVCGFTDYPAERVARAMQWAIDRGCLAHRVEEGRIVWAWKDYL